The nucleotide window GGTCACCCTGGCAGTAACGTTTACTATATTAGATGCCATGTTTCAGGGATTTAGTGTAGGGTTTATTCTCGCATTACTGCAAAGTATGATTAATCCCAATGCAGAGCCAGTTAAAACAGGAATAGATTGGTTTGATCTAGCTATTTTAGGAATTAATCGGACTCCTCAAGAGCGACTCTATAACGTCTTTATCTTAATTGTTGTAACAGTCTTATTTCGACTGTCTTTTTCTTTTTTAGGACGACTTTATAGCCTTCTCTGGCAAAGTAAATTGGCTTATCAATTGCGATTAAGATGTTTTGACCAATTACAATCTTTAAGTTTAGGCTATTTTACAGAAAGTCGTTCTGGAGATTTAATTCATACTATTACCTCAGAAATTAACTATTTTACACTTAGCCTTGTATCAATTACTGAATTATTTACAGCCATTTGCACCATTTGGGCTTACATCATTTCAATGATTCTCCTTTCTTGGCAATTAGCCTTAATTTCTCTGATATTACTCCTGCTTCAAGTAGCCGGTGTAACTATGCTAATTAGAAAAGTACGAGAGGCAAGTTTTGAAAAATCAAAAGCAGGGAGTCGATATACTTCAACTGTTTTGGAATTTATTAATGGAATTCGTACCGTTCATGCTTTTGCTGCTCAAGAATTTGAACGTAAACGCCACTATCAAGCTAATTCAAACTTCTATCAAATTTCAATTCAAGCCAGAAAATTTATGGCCGCGATCGGCCCTCTTTCAGAAGGAGTGGCTACTATATTATTTGTGGGGATGTTAGCCTTAGCAGCAACCATTTTAATTCCCACAGGTCAATTACAGTTAGCATCACTGCTGACATTCTTATTTGTTTTATTTCGCTTATTACCCATCGTGCGGCAAATTAACAATCAGAGAGCGCAAATTGGAGATTTACATGGAGCTTTAGAAAAAATTAGACAATTATTAAAAACGGATAATAAGCCCTATTTTTACAACGGTTATATTCGTTTTTCTGGACTTAACCAAGGAATAGAGTTTGTTAATGTAGATTTTGGTTATGATCCGAGTCAGACTATATTGCACAAAATTAATCTCAAGATTGAAAAAGGAAAAATGATGGCTTTAGTAGGAGCTTCTGGTTCTGGTAAAACCACAATAGCCGCTCTAATTTCCAGATTTTATGATCCAACGAGAGGTAAAATCTTAATTGATGGAGTTGATTTAAAAACTTTAGATATTAACTCGTTTCGCCAAAAAATTGCTGTTGTTAGTCAAGATACATTTATTTTTAACGCCTCGGTACGGGATAATATAGCCTATGCCCTCGAAAACGTTAATGATGAAGACATTTTGCAAGTCGCTCAATTGGCTAATGCACTAGAATTTATTGTCAAGTTGCCTGACGGATTAGATACCCAATTAGGAGAAAGAGGGGTTCGACTTTCAGGAGGCCAAAGACAGCGAATCGCAATCGCAAGAGCTTTATTACGAAATCCAGAAATTCTAATTTTAGATGAAGCAACCAGCGCCTTAGATTCTATATCTGAACGATTAATTCAACAGTCAATAGAAAATCTTTCGATGGGACGAACGGTAATTGCTATTGCTCATCGACTTTCTACTATTACTCAAGCTGACAAAATAGTAGTGCTTGAACAAGGCCGTATTGTAGAACAAGGCACTTATCAAGACTTATTACAAGAAGAAGGAAAACTTTGGAATTATCATCAACTTCAACAAGGGGTATGTTAATTTAATAATGGATAATGGATAATGGATAATGGATAATGGATAATGGATAATGGATAATGGATAATGGATAACGGATAAAAGGAATAGCAATTTGTTATTTTAAAACAAATTATTCAAGCCAATAATTTAGCCCGCCTACGCGGGCTTTGTTCGTCTAGTTTGTTTTATATTTAATACCATTTTGCTAAATTTCTGCTACAAATACGATCCCCCCAACCCCCGGCAGTCGCTCTTTGTTGGAAACCAACAAGACTGGGGTCTGGAGGTTGCCTCCAGACCGCACTGCCTCCCCTTTTTAAGGGGGGCAAGGGGCAGATAAGTATTAATCTTAAAGCAAATTAGTATAACTCCTGAACAGTTATTAAATCATTGCCGAAATTTTTTTGAAACTTTGTTTAATAGGTGACAAAAATTGTTGCCTAAATTTTATTTTTTGAATACAAGTTCTGAGGGCTTCAACCCAGGAATCTGTGATAGAGGCTTTTTCTGCTTCCGAAAGAATTTCTTTTAATGAATCTAATGAGTTATTGCCTAGCTTAACTTGATTGAGAATGTCACGATCGCTAATATCTTCTTGGAAACATCCTGGTAATGGAGCGCCTACGACTCGGAAATTCAAAATCGTTCTAATACACTTAGGACATTTTCCACAGTTAACCCCATTGATATCTTTTTTCCAGCATACATATAAATTGTCCAATGCTTCTGGCCAATCTTTTAAAACTCTAGTCTTATCAGTACGAGTAAAAGCCGCCCCATCATGGATAATCTCAAAAGCATTATGAGAAAGTAAAGGATCGGTAATAGGATGAGTAGACCAAGGTGATAAATTATCGTAAGTAGCACCACTGGCGATTAAGGCAGCATCATAGGATTTTTGGAATAGCATTAAAGAGGAGATAACTTTCGGTAAAAAATCATCCAGGAGTTTATTTTTTCGCATCTCCAGAGTTTTGACCACAGAATTTAAATTGGTCGATACCGGAATAAATTCCATTCCGATACTCTTGAGAATTTTTCGGGATTTTTCAGCCCAATCCTGAAAATTTTGGTCATTGTCAGGAGAGACATTAAAGTTAACTAAAACCCCGGCTTTAATATTTCTATTTTGTCGGCCACAGAGATGAGTAGCATGACGATAAGCGGTAAAACAAGCATCTAATCCTCCAGAAAAAGCCATAATATTTCCGAGAGGTTTTTCGGTTCTCAATAGTTCCTCTTCCACATCAACCTTGATGTCAATTGGCCGATAAAATGAGGGTCTCCAACAAGCCCAAATTGCTCTATATTCTTCTAAATTCCGTAAAAGAGAAGGTGCTACTCTTCCATGTACATAAAGATCTGCACCTAAATTCATTGCCATTAACTGAGTGGCAATGACAAAAGCATCCATTCTATTTTCTTGAGCTTGACAGCCATATTCAGCCGGAAAACTATACCAGAGCTTGCTTATTTTTCCATTGGGAGGTTCAACGGTTGCGCTAATGATAGACATCCCATTAGTTTCTGTTTGATTGACATCCCAAATATGAATTTTTTTGTTCATCATTTTTTGTTTATCTATAATCTATAATCTATCTCAAAAAAAACTCAGCCTCAATTCCTATATCTATTTATGTTCAAGCTAGTCATGATAGTATTCGAGGAGCAAAACCTTGTAAATGCAGATAAATTCAGGATTAAGCCATTAATTTTTTAATTTTTAATCTTCTTATTAAAGTGAAAAATAACGCAAATTAGATAGTTTCTCAGGGAAATTATCAATTTTTAAGGGAATAATTTTGTTCAGGTATTTAATATAATTGATTTTAATTTTTTCTAGCTTAAAATATAACTAATATATATTAAAACAAGCAAAAAAATCAATCAATAATCAGATTTTATCAAAATCATCTCTATTTAAAAGGGGTTTTGAAATTTATTGAACTTTTTAAGTATTTATACTTAAGCAAATTTACAGATGAGCTATTTCTTGACACAGAACTTTTTAACTGGGTTAAATCCTGAATAATTCATGATTTACAATAATTGACTCAGCCAATATGATGACTCTTAATCTTAATCGCCTATTCAATTTTCACCCTAAGTGTAAATATGATTAGAGTTTGATTGATCAAAGAATCTCACATCGTTTTACAAAAAGATTCAATTTTTTTTGTACACCTTATAATTGTTTAATGAAACGACTATGAACGTCAAAACTTTGCTTATAGATAACTACGATTCATTTTCCTATAATCTTTATCAATTAATTGGAGAAGTCAATAATGAACCTCCATTTTTAGTCAAAAATGATACGGCGACTTGGGAAGAAGTGTCTCAGCTTCCCTTTGATAACATTGTTATTTCTCCAGGCCCAGGAAGACCCGAAGTTCCTCAAGATTTTGGGATCTGCAAAGATGCTATTTTACAATCCAATGTCCCCATATTAGGGGTATGTTTAGGCCATCAAGGAATTTGTCATTTGTTTGGTGGAGTCGTTGATTATGCGGCTCAAGTTATGCACGGACGAGCTAGCAATGTTTATCATAAAAATGTAGGGCCTTTTGAAGGGATTCCTTCTCCTTTTTCGGTCATTCGGTATCATTCTTTACACGCTCCTAAGTCCCTTTTACCAGAAGAATTAGAGCCTATTGGTTGGACATCAGATAACATATTGATGGGAGTGGTACACAAGACAAAACCGATTTGGGGCGTTCAATTTCACCCAGAATCTATCTCTACAGAGTATGGAGAACAAATATTAGAAAATTTTCTCCTTTTTACCAAACTCTATTACCAAAATAGTTTGTCTAATTTGCCCTCTAAAAAATCTATTTCAAATAGCATTAATATTTTTAAATTGGATAGTGTACCCAAAGCCCCCAAGATTCAAGAAATACACAAACAAAAAGCACAGATTAATGGGAAGGAAATTAAAGTACATTATCGCCGATTACCCTTAAAATTAGATGCCGAACAGGTATTTTTAAACTTTTACGCCAACTCAAATCCTGCGTTTTGGTTGGATAGTGCCTTAGTCAGAGGATTCTCTCGTTTTTCTTATATGGGGGATGCAACCGGACCTTATGCAGAGTTTGTCAGCTATGATGTATCTACAAAAACGGTAACGGTAAACCATCACGGTCAAGTAACTGAGTATAAAGAAACTATCTTTGATTATTTAGATCGTAATCTCAGAGAAAGATATGTGCCTACTGAAGGGATGCCTTTTGACTTTAATCTCGGTTATGCGGGCTATCTGGGTTACGAATTAAAAGCAGATTGCGGTGGAGATCTGGCTCATAAAGCGGATACTGCCGATGCACAATTTGTCTTTGCCGATCGCCTGATTATTTTTGATCACGAAGAAAATGTAATTTATTTAGCTTGTTTAGATGATGTAGATCATGAAGATCGCGCTAAACAATGGCTTAATACTATGTGGACTAATCTACATAATTTAAAACCGGTTGCTCCTTGGGTAGTTAATCAGAATCCTCAAAAAGTCGAGCAAACTTTTCGGATTAATACTGAAGAATATCGGGAGAAAATTAAAGAAAGTCAGTGCTTAATTAGTCAAGGGGAAACCTATGAAGTTTGCTTGACTAACATGATTACTCAGCACGTTAACATCGATCCGCTTAATACTTATAGAGCTTTACGAGAAAGTAATCCTGCGCCCTATGCCACTTATTTAAACTTTCCTGATGTCAGTGTCCTTTGTTCATCTCCAGAGCGATTTATTACCGTAGATCCCAGTGGGGTTGTTGAATCTAAACCGATTAAAGGGACTCGTAGAAGAGGAAATACGGCTGATGAAGATGAAGCCTTATATCAAGACTTACGAAGCAATGAGAAAGATAATTCTGAAAATTTAATGATTGTTGATTTATTACGCAATGATCTTGGTTCAGTTTGTAATATTGGGAGTGTTCATGTTTCTAGTTTATTTGCAGTAGAAAGTTATCAAACTGTACATCAGTTGGTTAGTACCATTCGAGGCAAACTTAAGCGGGGTATTTCTTCGGTTCAATGTGTAAAAGCAGCATTTCCAGGCGGCTCAATGACCGGCGCTCCTAAAAAACGCACGATGGAAATTATTGATCGTTTAGAAGGAGGGCCTCGCGGAATTTATTCAGGAGCAATTGGCTTTTTTGGCTTAAATGGAAGTACGGATCTTAATATTGTTATACGTACTATTGTCTGCACTGAAAAAGATATTACAGTAGGTGTTGGTGGCGCAATTGTCGCTCTCTCTGATCCTCAAGATGAAATTGATGAAATGATTCTTAAATCTAAAGCTCTTGTTCACGCTTTGTCAAGGAGTGCAATTGATAATACTAAAGTTACTTTAATGACTCAGCCATCTTACATTTTAGAGGAGCAATTGTATAAAGTGGGATAATTTTATCCTTGATGCGATCGCGGAATTCAACTAGCAAATTTTACCTCTAGCCAAACGCTCTTTTAGTAAGTAGATGGGGTTCAATAATTGATAATTGACAAGGGATAATTGATAATTACCTCTTCATTAATGAAGAGGATTGAAACTCAGGAAAGTTTTTTAGATTTTTCTTTTTTAAAAAAGAGGTTTTTAACCAAATTAATTAATTATCAATTATCCATTGACAAGAATAATCAAGAACGGTTGAGTTTAGCAAAAATAACGGCTTTAAACTCAATAGATATCATAAATTTATTGATAGTTACTTAAATTATTCCCTCTACTTTACTTTATTTCTTCATCAATTTTTTATTCTGGTAAGTTTTTAATCAATTAGGAGTTATGACTAAAATGTACAGATTAGATGAATTTCGGACTCAATTAAATATTCTAGATGAAAAGTTAATCAATATTTTGAGTGAACGCTATCAAATTTGTCGTGCTATAGCAGACTTTAAAAAAAAGCATGATATACCGATGATGCAGCCGGCTCGTGTAGAAGAGGTAAAAAACAGATGTGCAACAATGGCTAAAAATAAAAATCTCAATCCTGACTTTGTGCGAAATTTATATACACTTATTATTGATGAAGCTTGCCGTTTAGAAGACGATATTATTGATAATAAAGTCGAAAATATTAAGTAATTTTAACTAACCATGACGAATAAAAAAAAATTTTTGTCTAGCCTTGTTATTGGGGGGTCAGGTGCTGTCGGTCATCTGTTCGTTCAGAAGTTGAGAGAAACTTTTCCGGCTCTGAAACTATCAGTTTTAGACTTAGTTAAACCTCAGCACCCAATAGATAATGTGCGCTATGAATATGATCTCGATAACTATATTGAAGACTTTAAAGAGTTCGATTTAGTTATTCTTGCATTACCTGAAACAGCAGCCCTTACAGTTTTACAAGATCTTAAAAAATGGCTCAATTCAGA belongs to Gloeothece citriformis PCC 7424 and includes:
- the hepA gene encoding heterocyst formation ABC transporter subunit HepA, giving the protein MPISLLISTAKRWNLPIFKHKYYFILREFKYFSGLVTLAVTFTILDAMFQGFSVGFILALLQSMINPNAEPVKTGIDWFDLAILGINRTPQERLYNVFILIVVTVLFRLSFSFLGRLYSLLWQSKLAYQLRLRCFDQLQSLSLGYFTESRSGDLIHTITSEINYFTLSLVSITELFTAICTIWAYIISMILLSWQLALISLILLLLQVAGVTMLIRKVREASFEKSKAGSRYTSTVLEFINGIRTVHAFAAQEFERKRHYQANSNFYQISIQARKFMAAIGPLSEGVATILFVGMLALAATILIPTGQLQLASLLTFLFVLFRLLPIVRQINNQRAQIGDLHGALEKIRQLLKTDNKPYFYNGYIRFSGLNQGIEFVNVDFGYDPSQTILHKINLKIEKGKMMALVGASGSGKTTIAALISRFYDPTRGKILIDGVDLKTLDINSFRQKIAVVSQDTFIFNASVRDNIAYALENVNDEDILQVAQLANALEFIVKLPDGLDTQLGERGVRLSGGQRQRIAIARALLRNPEILILDEATSALDSISERLIQQSIENLSMGRTVIAIAHRLSTITQADKIVVLEQGRIVEQGTYQDLLQEEGKLWNYHQLQQGVC
- the pabB gene encoding aminodeoxychorismate synthase component I, whose amino-acid sequence is MNVKTLLIDNYDSFSYNLYQLIGEVNNEPPFLVKNDTATWEEVSQLPFDNIVISPGPGRPEVPQDFGICKDAILQSNVPILGVCLGHQGICHLFGGVVDYAAQVMHGRASNVYHKNVGPFEGIPSPFSVIRYHSLHAPKSLLPEELEPIGWTSDNILMGVVHKTKPIWGVQFHPESISTEYGEQILENFLLFTKLYYQNSLSNLPSKKSISNSINIFKLDSVPKAPKIQEIHKQKAQINGKEIKVHYRRLPLKLDAEQVFLNFYANSNPAFWLDSALVRGFSRFSYMGDATGPYAEFVSYDVSTKTVTVNHHGQVTEYKETIFDYLDRNLRERYVPTEGMPFDFNLGYAGYLGYELKADCGGDLAHKADTADAQFVFADRLIIFDHEENVIYLACLDDVDHEDRAKQWLNTMWTNLHNLKPVAPWVVNQNPQKVEQTFRINTEEYREKIKESQCLISQGETYEVCLTNMITQHVNIDPLNTYRALRESNPAPYATYLNFPDVSVLCSSPERFITVDPSGVVESKPIKGTRRRGNTADEDEALYQDLRSNEKDNSENLMIVDLLRNDLGSVCNIGSVHVSSLFAVESYQTVHQLVSTIRGKLKRGISSVQCVKAAFPGGSMTGAPKKRTMEIIDRLEGGPRGIYSGAIGFFGLNGSTDLNIVIRTIVCTEKDITVGVGGAIVALSDPQDEIDEMILKSKALVHALSRSAIDNTKVTLMTQPSYILEEQLYKVG
- a CDS encoding chorismate mutase; translation: MTKMYRLDEFRTQLNILDEKLINILSERYQICRAIADFKKKHDIPMMQPARVEEVKNRCATMAKNKNLNPDFVRNLYTLIIDEACRLEDDIIDNKVENIK